One window of Tepidanaerobacter acetatoxydans Re1 genomic DNA carries:
- a CDS encoding UvrD-helicase domain-containing protein, translating into MEYTPEQKKAIETVTQNLVVTAGAGAGKTKVLVDRILYILEQGLVDIDEIVAITYTKKAALEIRERLRKEMIKRKDEGDFSRCLEKLGVAYIGTIHSFCMRLLMENPVEAGIDSDAKVIEEYRSKAWMKESIRETIIDNLENKSVFQLTSELGFSKLSYEIYELMNKMQNQGLRPSVINTMAETEDEKAIALLIEKTYKLYNFKKEEQFFLDYEDILQKTLDLLKENKAILSEYQKKFRFILIDEYQDLNFVQDEILRLLGKNTNIFVVGDKKQSIYGFRGARVELFEKLRKDLERQGQALTLKDNFRSDDRIIEHVNQSFENLIEGYEPIKANRRHGGQNNICFLTMESQGTMSERRQKEGEMIAKKILEMISDESVKVFDRETQKYRRPSFRDFAVLLRRKTHIKHYVNAFKAHEIPFYVADTGSIMEDSSVKNILCALKTVAFRDNINLYGTLSHLFKISDEELAEYVLMRQELISGLEEDASYDDIPESLAEAFKLILMWCKIKDRATLRELAQRIADDTMLLAAAAQNDLLEVENVFKFLDLCRDYDEQGYTLREFLEELSDFGWEQQEAIDVSEEEDVVKFVTIHSSKGLEFPIVILADSGQEISGIFTEILFEPKIGLALKKDRDKWEMLKKYLNQKEIEEAKRLLYVALTRARDYLLISGEMKSDKKDSFLKWLNPESITDSVDDGISIQTIWELSDVAVNTVNLQENKPKLGKKQIYLNKHISVPRSFSVTSIGEFARCPRRYYLSNQMGIPERLFYKDCGDLSRLSARERGTIVHELIEKIHKENIKVNNKEKILAINSYPLNFQDRKFIESCLQNYLESDLYNTSGVVYSEMPFTYHLGERRYITGKIDRLILEEDGATVVDFKTNSMIGSDLMKAYHLQVMAYAWQYLKFAA; encoded by the coding sequence ATGGAATATACTCCTGAACAAAAAAAAGCCATTGAAACCGTAACGCAAAATCTGGTTGTAACAGCCGGAGCCGGAGCCGGCAAAACCAAGGTGCTTGTTGATCGAATTCTCTATATTTTAGAGCAAGGCCTTGTCGACATAGATGAAATTGTGGCCATTACATATACAAAAAAAGCGGCATTAGAAATAAGAGAACGCCTTCGCAAAGAGATGATAAAACGGAAAGATGAAGGTGATTTTTCAAGATGCCTGGAAAAATTGGGCGTTGCATATATCGGCACAATACACAGTTTTTGCATGAGACTTCTTATGGAAAACCCCGTAGAGGCCGGTATTGATTCTGATGCTAAAGTTATAGAAGAATATAGGTCTAAAGCATGGATGAAAGAGAGTATCCGAGAAACAATAATAGATAATCTTGAAAATAAATCTGTTTTTCAACTTACATCAGAATTAGGCTTTTCAAAACTGTCGTATGAGATTTATGAGCTAATGAATAAAATGCAAAATCAAGGTCTGCGTCCGTCCGTTATAAATACTATGGCTGAAACTGAGGATGAAAAAGCTATTGCCCTGCTTATTGAAAAGACATATAAATTGTATAATTTTAAAAAAGAAGAGCAGTTCTTTTTGGATTATGAAGATATTTTACAAAAAACCTTGGACTTGCTTAAAGAAAATAAGGCAATACTCAGTGAATACCAAAAAAAATTTAGGTTTATTTTAATTGATGAATATCAGGATTTAAACTTTGTTCAAGATGAAATTTTGCGTCTGCTGGGCAAAAATACTAATATTTTTGTTGTGGGTGATAAAAAGCAATCCATATATGGGTTTAGAGGAGCTAGAGTTGAACTTTTTGAAAAGCTGCGAAAGGACTTGGAAAGGCAAGGACAAGCTCTAACATTAAAAGATAATTTTAGAAGTGATGATCGGATAATCGAACATGTAAATCAAAGCTTCGAAAATCTTATAGAGGGATATGAACCTATTAAAGCAAATCGTCGCCACGGTGGTCAAAATAACATATGCTTTTTAACGATGGAAAGTCAGGGAACTATGAGTGAGCGGCGACAGAAGGAAGGTGAAATGATAGCAAAAAAGATTCTCGAGATGATTTCCGATGAATCTGTAAAGGTATTTGACAGAGAAACCCAAAAATATCGAAGACCTAGCTTCAGGGATTTTGCGGTACTTCTTAGAAGGAAGACCCATATAAAGCACTATGTAAATGCATTTAAAGCCCATGAAATACCGTTTTATGTGGCCGATACCGGAAGCATTATGGAAGATTCCAGTGTAAAAAATATACTCTGTGCATTAAAAACCGTGGCTTTTCGAGATAACATAAATTTATATGGAACACTTTCACACCTTTTTAAAATAAGTGATGAGGAACTGGCGGAGTATGTACTTATGCGGCAAGAGCTGATATCAGGTCTTGAAGAAGATGCAAGCTATGACGATATTCCTGAAAGTCTTGCCGAAGCCTTTAAATTAATCCTAATGTGGTGTAAAATAAAAGATAGAGCAACACTTAGAGAATTGGCTCAGAGGATTGCGGATGATACCATGCTTTTAGCTGCTGCAGCTCAAAATGACTTGCTTGAAGTCGAGAATGTGTTTAAGTTTTTGGATTTATGCAGGGATTATGATGAACAGGGTTATACTTTAAGAGAGTTTTTAGAAGAACTTTCGGATTTTGGCTGGGAGCAGCAGGAAGCCATAGATGTGTCCGAAGAGGAAGATGTAGTAAAATTCGTTACTATACATTCTTCCAAAGGCTTGGAGTTTCCCATAGTTATTCTGGCGGACAGCGGCCAAGAAATATCAGGTATTTTTACGGAAATACTGTTCGAACCTAAAATAGGTTTGGCACTGAAAAAAGACAGAGACAAGTGGGAAATGCTGAAAAAATACTTAAATCAAAAGGAGATTGAAGAGGCTAAAAGACTGTTATATGTTGCACTTACTCGTGCACGAGATTATCTCCTGATTTCAGGTGAGATGAAATCCGATAAAAAGGACAGCTTTTTAAAATGGCTGAACCCAGAAAGTATTACAGATTCTGTAGATGATGGAATTTCTATACAAACAATTTGGGAGTTGTCGGATGTTGCTGTAAATACTGTAAATTTACAGGAAAATAAACCAAAACTTGGGAAAAAACAAATTTATTTAAATAAGCACATTAGTGTTCCAAGGAGTTTTTCAGTAACCTCAATAGGAGAGTTTGCAAGATGCCCCAGAAGATATTATTTAAGTAATCAGATGGGTATACCCGAGAGACTTTTTTATAAAGATTGCGGCGATTTATCAAGACTTTCGGCAAGAGAAAGGGGCACAATCGTCCATGAATTGATAGAAAAAATCCATAAAGAAAATATCAAAGTGAATAATAAAGAAAAAATTTTGGCTATTAACAGCTATCCCTTAAATTTTCAAGACAGAAAATTTATTGAAAGCTGCCTGCAAAATTACCTTGAAAGCGATTTGTACAATACGTCGGGTGTTGTTTATTCCGAAATGCCATTTACATATCATTTAGGTGAGAGGCGCTATATAACGGGAAAGATTGACCGTCTGATACTTGAAGAAGATGGGGCTACAGTAGTAGACTTTAAGACCAATTCTATGATAGGTTCAGATTTGATGAAAGCTTATCACTTGCAAGTAATGGCTTATGCTTGGCAGTATCTGAAATTTGCGGCATAA
- a CDS encoding PD-(D/E)XK nuclease family protein → MKELIVYPTPYLVKQHTAAQLKGKQGVTGEYPVTYEIFIEKCIKDNIASKTFLGDFKKNLIIERIFRKLKKQNKLKYFDTPRPGYIHRIGEVIGELKQQNIDAETFENIIDEKACHQDISILYQTYQDFLERNQFYDKEDRYILCKKHVRKSKFIAHYDTIHFNEFHKFSIIQEKILEALSSKVKITDSDLTVNMRQVKAVKAQNRRTEIINLAHVILQDLQDGLLPENICIVLRNRGAYENLLLDIFDEMCIPISLDKQAVLLQNPFIKALLRLLFYGELTDYFSEEWAKDSSASKPISEWIADLENFLEVQGYPEKFCHIHDNNLAVVKRDIDAFQSLQGVLTELNETDKMISKEAVSFTDFATVLDTHLQSCVYSYSSLKNGIWVIPPAMLRGLRFDKIYVPGMVEGEFPRDFRPDWLLKDKDRAEFNRKGYKFDTLDLLLERERESFDFLISSSQAGYFSYPMILEDNTSLLMSIYLEELCQKSAATIENVRFESVYCGKKLENIIAQERGVITGNTKQRLKEHFCNTPFSTTALNMYGECPYKFFLARVLNLSPVEEEDEYTAIARGTVIHKILEIFFKRHREKLDAAMLDEYTNDIKALADEVIKNYNLQDSFAHPLLLEIEKCGIITNIVNYLAWHIKQMGDFVPAFIELGFGYKNDFSLHFAPDIQLVGKIDRIDEDSKGRLVIFDYKVGSTPDINKIEDGTNLQLPIYIMAAEQLLKKTVAGGVFISIKKGAVDNILVKDDEDLPFISRRRKKGILSQQEWNHMMEAVRATIRTYVDDIREAKFLLNPKRCPKVDVYGSFCDFTGICPWEGED, encoded by the coding sequence ATGAAGGAGTTAATTGTATACCCCACACCATATTTGGTTAAGCAGCATACAGCAGCACAGTTGAAAGGCAAACAAGGAGTGACCGGAGAATATCCGGTCACTTATGAAATTTTTATAGAAAAATGCATAAAAGATAATATAGCCTCAAAGACCTTTTTAGGAGATTTTAAGAAAAACCTTATTATCGAAAGGATATTTAGGAAGCTTAAAAAACAGAATAAACTGAAATATTTTGATACACCCCGTCCGGGTTACATACACCGCATCGGAGAGGTCATAGGAGAACTCAAGCAACAGAATATCGATGCTGAAACTTTTGAAAACATTATAGATGAGAAGGCCTGTCATCAAGACATTTCAATACTCTATCAAACATATCAAGATTTTCTTGAAAGAAATCAATTCTATGATAAAGAAGACCGCTATATACTGTGTAAAAAACATGTCCGAAAAAGTAAATTTATTGCACATTATGATACTATACATTTCAATGAATTTCATAAATTTTCCATAATCCAGGAAAAAATCTTAGAAGCTTTAAGCAGTAAAGTTAAGATTACTGATTCCGATTTAACGGTAAATATGAGACAGGTAAAGGCAGTAAAGGCTCAAAACCGCAGGACTGAAATTATAAATCTTGCTCACGTTATTTTACAGGACCTGCAGGATGGGCTTTTGCCGGAAAATATATGTATTGTCTTGCGCAATAGAGGTGCCTATGAAAATCTCCTCCTTGATATCTTTGATGAAATGTGTATCCCAATCTCCTTGGATAAGCAGGCAGTCCTGCTGCAAAATCCATTTATCAAAGCACTATTAAGACTGCTTTTTTATGGGGAGCTTACCGACTATTTTTCTGAAGAATGGGCAAAAGATAGCTCGGCAAGCAAACCGATAAGCGAGTGGATAGCTGATTTGGAGAATTTTCTAGAAGTCCAGGGCTATCCTGAAAAGTTTTGCCATATTCATGATAATAACCTTGCTGTAGTAAAGCGTGATATAGATGCATTCCAGTCGCTTCAAGGTGTTTTGACTGAATTGAATGAAACCGATAAAATGATTTCTAAAGAAGCCGTATCATTTACTGATTTTGCAACCGTTTTAGATACTCACCTACAAAGTTGTGTTTATAGCTACAGCTCTTTGAAAAACGGAATATGGGTAATTCCTCCGGCCATGCTCAGAGGTTTAAGGTTTGATAAGATTTATGTTCCGGGCATGGTAGAGGGAGAATTTCCAAGAGATTTCCGACCGGATTGGCTTTTAAAGGACAAAGATAGGGCAGAATTCAATCGTAAAGGATATAAGTTTGATACGCTGGATTTATTACTTGAAAGAGAGAGGGAGTCCTTTGATTTTTTAATATCATCAAGTCAGGCAGGGTATTTTTCTTATCCGATGATATTAGAAGACAATACTTCTTTACTGATGTCAATTTACCTTGAAGAACTGTGCCAGAAGTCGGCTGCTACTATAGAAAATGTGAGGTTTGAGTCGGTGTATTGCGGTAAAAAGCTAGAAAACATCATTGCACAAGAGCGAGGAGTTATTACCGGGAATACGAAACAGCGGCTAAAGGAGCATTTTTGCAATACACCTTTCAGTACTACAGCACTTAATATGTATGGCGAATGTCCGTATAAATTTTTCCTCGCAAGAGTTTTAAATCTATCGCCTGTCGAGGAAGAAGACGAGTATACGGCAATAGCTAGGGGGACAGTTATACATAAAATACTTGAAATATTTTTCAAAAGACATCGGGAGAAATTGGACGCTGCAATGCTTGATGAATATACAAATGATATAAAGGCTCTTGCTGATGAGGTTATAAAGAACTATAATCTCCAAGACAGCTTTGCACACCCACTGCTGCTTGAAATTGAAAAGTGCGGAATTATAACTAATATTGTCAACTATTTGGCATGGCATATAAAACAGATGGGAGATTTTGTACCTGCCTTTATTGAACTTGGCTTCGGATATAAAAACGACTTTTCCCTGCACTTTGCTCCGGATATTCAGCTTGTGGGTAAAATCGACAGGATAGATGAGGATTCAAAGGGCAGATTGGTAATTTTTGATTATAAGGTAGGTTCAACACCGGATATAAATAAGATAGAAGACGGCACAAATCTGCAACTACCTATTTACATTATGGCGGCTGAGCAACTACTTAAAAAAACTGTGGCAGGCGGAGTATTTATTTCAATAAAAAAAGGTGCCGTTGATAATATCTTAGTTAAAGACGACGAGGATTTACCATTCATATCAAGGCGCCGGAAAAAAGGTATCTTGAGCCAGCAAGAATGGAATCATATGATGGAAGCAGTGAGAGCTACCATTAGGACATATGTGGATGATATAAGGGAAGCGAAGTTTTTGCTAAACCCCAAAAGATGTCCAAAGGTTGATGTTTACGGCAGTTTTTGTGATTTTACCGGAATATGTCCTTGGGAAGGTGAAGACTGA
- the eno gene encoding phosphopyruvate hydratase — translation MSIILDVFAREILDSRGNPTVEAEVILEDGTMGRAAVPSGASTGKFEAVELRDKDVARFGGKGVLKAVQNVNEEIAPELRGMDVLDQVAIDQLLIDLDNTPNKGRLGANAILGVSLAAAHAAANYLGVSLYKYIGGANAKVLPVPMMNILNGGEHADNNIDLQEFMIMPAGAKSFAQALQMGAETFHTLKKVLGDRGLSTAVGDEGGFAPNLSSNEEAIKYIIEAIEKAGYVPGKDIFIALDPASSEFYNDGKYQLKGEGLEYDAAGMVDYYARLVEKYPIISIEDGMAEEDWEGWKLLTDAIGSKVQLVGDDLFVTNTERLKRGIEKGVANSILIKLNQIGTLTETLDAISMAERAKYTAVVSHRSGETEDTTIADLVVAVNAGQIKTGAPSRTDRVAKYNQLLRIEQELDTTARYLGIGAFYNIKR, via the coding sequence ATGTCAATAATTTTAGATGTCTTTGCTAGAGAAATATTAGATTCGAGGGGTAACCCCACCGTAGAAGCAGAAGTTATACTTGAAGATGGAACTATGGGCAGAGCTGCAGTTCCATCAGGTGCGTCCACAGGTAAGTTTGAAGCGGTGGAGCTTCGAGATAAAGATGTGGCACGCTTTGGCGGTAAGGGCGTTTTAAAGGCGGTTCAAAATGTAAATGAGGAAATTGCTCCCGAACTGCGGGGCATGGATGTCCTTGATCAGGTGGCAATCGATCAGCTTTTAATCGACCTTGATAACACTCCGAACAAAGGCCGCCTCGGTGCCAATGCGATTTTAGGCGTATCCCTTGCAGCAGCTCATGCGGCAGCTAATTATTTAGGCGTCAGCCTGTATAAATACATCGGCGGTGCAAATGCCAAGGTACTGCCGGTTCCCATGATGAATATATTAAACGGCGGCGAGCATGCGGATAACAATATAGATTTGCAGGAATTTATGATTATGCCGGCTGGTGCTAAAAGTTTTGCACAAGCTCTCCAGATGGGAGCTGAAACATTCCACACATTAAAGAAAGTTTTAGGCGACAGAGGTCTGTCTACAGCCGTTGGGGACGAGGGAGGTTTTGCACCAAATCTTTCCTCAAATGAAGAAGCAATAAAATATATAATTGAAGCTATCGAGAAAGCCGGATATGTTCCCGGTAAAGATATATTCATTGCACTAGATCCTGCTTCTTCCGAATTTTATAATGACGGTAAATATCAGCTCAAAGGTGAAGGCTTAGAGTATGATGCAGCAGGCATGGTGGATTATTACGCACGCTTGGTAGAAAAATATCCTATAATCTCCATAGAAGATGGTATGGCTGAAGAAGACTGGGAAGGCTGGAAACTTCTTACAGATGCTATAGGCAGCAAGGTGCAGCTTGTTGGCGATGATTTATTTGTCACAAATACTGAGCGGCTAAAGCGCGGTATTGAAAAAGGAGTGGCTAACTCAATATTAATTAAGTTGAATCAAATCGGAACGTTGACCGAAACCTTAGATGCTATTTCTATGGCCGAAAGGGCAAAATATACAGCAGTAGTTTCCCATCGTTCCGGTGAAACCGAGGATACTACCATCGCTGATTTGGTGGTAGCGGTCAATGCCGGCCAGATAAAAACAGGAGCTCCATCCCGCACCGACCGGGTAGCTAAGTACAACCAACTTTTAAGAATTGAGCAGGAGCTTGATACCACAGCCCGGTATCTCGGCATCGGCGCATTTTATAACATTAAACGATAA
- the gpmI gene encoding 2,3-bisphosphoglycerate-independent phosphoglycerate mutase, whose protein sequence is MSKKPLMLMILDGWGLNPEKKANAILNANTPNYDRLINHYPNTILEASGLAVGLPEGQMGNSEVGHLNMGAGRIVYQDFTRISQDIKNGGFFKNPALVYAMDNALNNNKALHLMGLLSDGGVHSHIDHVKALLDMAKQKGLKRVYLHAFLDGRDVPPANALKYIKEIENYMDKIGVGAIATISGRYYAMDRDKRWERTQRAYDAMVLGQGMKASSAEHALLQSYECKETDEFVTPSVITDSCGEPVATVQSGDSIIFFNFRPDRARQLTYAFCDEEFKGFQRKKGYFPVCYVCMTEYDATIKNVMIAYGPESMHNILAEVLSKNGLTQLRIAETEKYAHVTFFFNGGSEKAYPGEDRVLIPSPKVATYDQKPEMSAYEVADAVIEKIMEDIYDVIILNFANPDMVGHTGIFEAAVSAIEAVDKCIGKVAKIIDEKGGTLLVTADHGNAEQMLDYVTGEPYTAHTCNPVPFILVSDKAYKLKSGKLADIAPTMLELLGIVQPEEMTGESLIV, encoded by the coding sequence GTGTCGAAAAAACCGCTGATGCTAATGATTTTGGATGGCTGGGGATTAAACCCTGAAAAGAAAGCTAATGCCATATTAAATGCTAATACACCTAATTACGACCGATTGATAAACCATTATCCCAACACCATATTAGAGGCATCCGGGCTAGCAGTAGGATTGCCGGAGGGACAGATGGGTAACTCCGAGGTAGGACATTTAAATATGGGGGCAGGGCGAATTGTATACCAGGACTTTACCAGAATAAGTCAAGACATAAAGAACGGCGGATTTTTTAAAAATCCCGCATTGGTTTATGCAATGGATAACGCACTAAATAACAATAAAGCTCTTCACCTTATGGGGCTTTTGTCTGACGGTGGAGTTCATAGCCATATAGATCATGTTAAAGCACTGCTTGATATGGCAAAACAAAAAGGTTTAAAGAGGGTTTATTTACATGCTTTTTTAGACGGCAGAGATGTACCCCCAGCCAATGCTTTAAAATATATTAAAGAAATAGAAAATTACATGGATAAAATTGGTGTAGGAGCTATTGCCACCATATCAGGTCGCTACTATGCCATGGATCGAGATAAAAGATGGGAAAGAACCCAAAGAGCATATGATGCCATGGTTTTGGGTCAAGGTATGAAAGCGAGTAGTGCAGAACATGCCCTATTGCAAAGCTATGAATGTAAAGAAACGGATGAGTTTGTAACACCATCTGTTATTACTGATAGCTGCGGAGAACCAGTGGCGACGGTGCAATCGGGAGATTCAATTATTTTCTTTAATTTTAGACCCGATAGAGCCCGCCAGCTAACCTACGCTTTCTGTGATGAAGAGTTTAAAGGATTTCAGCGGAAAAAAGGGTATTTTCCCGTCTGTTATGTTTGTATGACCGAATATGACGCAACGATAAAGAATGTAATGATAGCATATGGCCCCGAATCAATGCATAATATCCTAGCTGAAGTGCTGTCTAAAAATGGTCTTACACAGCTTAGAATTGCCGAAACCGAAAAATACGCACATGTTACATTTTTTTTTAACGGAGGGTCGGAAAAGGCTTATCCCGGTGAAGACCGTGTACTGATTCCATCACCTAAAGTAGCTACATACGACCAAAAGCCCGAGATGAGTGCATATGAAGTAGCCGATGCAGTAATAGAAAAAATAATGGAAGATATTTACGATGTAATAATATTAAACTTTGCAAACCCGGATATGGTAGGCCATACAGGTATTTTTGAGGCAGCCGTAAGTGCCATAGAGGCAGTAGATAAATGCATAGGGAAGGTAGCAAAAATCATTGATGAAAAAGGCGGGACACTGCTTGTGACCGCAGACCACGGCAATGCCGAGCAAATGCTTGATTATGTGACCGGCGAGCCTTATACGGCACACACATGCAATCCGGTTCCGTTTATTCTTGTAAGTGATAAGGCATATAAGCTTAAATCAGGCAAATTAGCAGATATAGCACCAACTATGCTTGAACTGTTGGGAATCGTGCAGCCTGAAGAAATGACAGGAGAATCATTGATAGTATAA
- the tpiA gene encoding triose-phosphate isomerase, whose translation MSRKPLIAGNWKMNNTKTETIKFLESFLPKAKGLSVDIVICPPFTNLFVAAEKLEGTDVKLGAQNMHWEDKGAFTGEVSPVMLKEIPCDYVIIGHSERRQYFAETDETVNKKIKSALQHDLLPIVCVGESLAQREEGITMSWIMSQVENALKDISSQELEKIVFAYEPIWAIGTGKTASAADAQEVISAIRKKIAQMYCSDTAEKVRILYGGSVKPENIKELMQEADIDGALVGGASLKPDSFYALCTFNL comes from the coding sequence ATGTCCAGAAAACCCCTGATAGCGGGAAATTGGAAAATGAACAATACTAAAACAGAAACCATTAAGTTTTTGGAAAGTTTTTTGCCGAAGGCTAAAGGGCTTTCGGTCGATATTGTCATATGCCCACCCTTTACAAATCTTTTCGTGGCGGCTGAAAAGCTTGAAGGTACGGATGTTAAGCTAGGGGCACAGAACATGCACTGGGAAGACAAAGGTGCTTTTACCGGAGAGGTTTCACCAGTAATGTTAAAAGAGATTCCATGTGACTATGTAATTATTGGCCATTCGGAGCGCCGGCAGTATTTTGCAGAAACAGATGAAACTGTCAATAAAAAGATAAAATCTGCTCTGCAGCATGACCTTCTTCCTATAGTTTGTGTAGGGGAGAGCCTTGCTCAGCGTGAAGAGGGTATTACTATGTCATGGATAATGTCGCAGGTGGAGAATGCATTAAAAGATATATCTTCGCAAGAATTAGAAAAAATAGTATTTGCATATGAACCTATCTGGGCTATTGGGACAGGCAAGACTGCCTCGGCTGCTGATGCTCAGGAAGTAATCTCAGCCATAAGAAAGAAGATTGCACAGATGTACTGCAGTGATACTGCAGAAAAGGTTAGAATACTTTACGGCGGTAGTGTCAAACCGGAAAATATAAAAGAACTTATGCAAGAGGCCGATATTGACGGAGCCTTGGTAGGCGGAGCAAGCCTTAAACCGGACAGTTTTTATGCACTTTGCACCTTTAATCTATAG
- a CDS encoding phosphoglycerate kinase: MNKKMLEDFEVKDKRVLVRVDLNVPIDENGDITDDTRIRAALPTINYLISKDAKVILVSHFGRPKGKVNPKYSLAPVAKRLSELLDKEVVMAPDCIGETVENLVAQMKPKDVILLENVRFHEGEEKNDPEFARKLAKLADIFINDAFGTSHRAHASTVGVAKFLPAGAGYLMQKEIEIMGNALENPERPFVAILGGAKVGDKIGVIKNLLSKVDVLLIGGGMAYTFLKSQGYEIGKSLLESDKIELAASLLNEAKEKNVKLLLPDDVVVTSELKEGLPYETVSIADIPKDKMGVDIGEKTREKFADIIKEAKTVIWNGPMGVFEIEEYAAGTLAVAKAMAESKAVTIIGGGDSAAAVEQMGLAKYMTHISTGGGASLEFLEGKELPGVAALNDK, from the coding sequence ATGAACAAAAAGATGCTTGAAGACTTTGAAGTGAAGGATAAAAGAGTTCTGGTCAGAGTGGATCTGAATGTGCCTATAGATGAAAACGGCGATATAACCGATGATACCCGTATAAGGGCCGCATTGCCTACAATAAACTATCTTATAAGTAAGGATGCAAAGGTTATACTCGTATCACATTTTGGCAGGCCCAAAGGCAAGGTAAATCCAAAATACAGTCTTGCACCTGTAGCCAAAAGACTTTCAGAGCTTTTAGATAAAGAGGTGGTTATGGCGCCGGACTGCATAGGAGAAACAGTAGAAAATCTTGTAGCCCAAATGAAACCCAAAGATGTAATACTTCTAGAAAATGTCAGATTCCACGAGGGCGAGGAAAAAAATGATCCGGAATTTGCCAGAAAACTTGCCAAACTTGCTGATATCTTTATAAATGATGCTTTCGGCACGTCGCATCGTGCTCATGCATCTACCGTAGGTGTTGCAAAATTTCTGCCGGCAGGTGCAGGGTATTTAATGCAGAAAGAAATTGAGATAATGGGCAATGCTTTAGAAAATCCCGAAAGGCCTTTTGTGGCCATTTTAGGTGGTGCTAAGGTAGGAGATAAAATAGGAGTTATAAAGAATTTGCTGAGCAAAGTTGATGTATTGCTTATCGGCGGCGGTATGGCCTATACATTTCTAAAGAGTCAAGGTTATGAAATAGGTAAATCCCTGCTGGAATCGGACAAGATTGAACTTGCCGCATCGCTTTTAAACGAGGCGAAGGAAAAGAATGTGAAGCTGCTGCTTCCGGATGATGTGGTGGTTACTTCAGAATTAAAGGAAGGATTACCGTATGAAACGGTTTCAATAGCTGATATTCCAAAAGATAAGATGGGTGTCGATATAGGTGAAAAGACTCGGGAGAAATTCGCAGATATCATAAAAGAGGCTAAGACTGTTATATGGAACGGTCCGATGGGAGTCTTTGAGATAGAAGAATATGCTGCCGGAACTCTAGCTGTTGCAAAAGCAATGGCCGAATCAAAAGCCGTAACTATTATTGGCGGAGGAGATTCGGCTGCGGCAGTGGAACAGATGGGTCTTGCCAAGTATATGACTCATATTTCTACAGGCGGTGGCGCATCGTTGGAGTTTCTTGAAGGCAAGGAATTACCGGGAGTAGCTGCCTTAAACGATAAGTGA